One window of Pseudomonas sp. ML2-2023-3 genomic DNA carries:
- a CDS encoding polyamine ABC transporter substrate-binding protein, with protein sequence MTASGFKKAGKTLLALSLMGVMAGAAQAADKVLHIYNWSDYIAPDTVKKFEDQTGIKVVYDVFDSNETLEAKLLAGKSGYDIVVPSNNFLAKQIKAGVYQELDRSKLPDWKNLDPALLKAVGDASDKDNKHAFPYMWGTIGIGYNPEKVKAALGVDTIDSWDVLFKPENAAKLKSCGISFLDSPTEMIPAALHYLGYPTDSQDKKQLAEAEALFLKIRPSVGYFHSSKYISDLANGNICVAVGYSGDLEQSISRAKEAGDKVKLKYVIPKEGAGSFYDMVAIPKDAENVDAAYAWMNFLMQPEVMAEITNSVRFPNGNKAATPLVNKDISGDPSIYPSDEVKAKLYAISDLPPTTLRLLTRSWTKIKSGK encoded by the coding sequence ATGACGGCATCCGGATTTAAAAAAGCTGGCAAGACACTTCTCGCTCTCTCCTTGATGGGCGTGATGGCTGGGGCAGCTCAAGCTGCGGACAAGGTTCTGCACATTTACAACTGGTCCGATTACATCGCACCCGACACCGTTAAAAAATTCGAAGACCAAACCGGTATCAAGGTGGTCTACGACGTGTTCGACAGCAACGAGACCCTTGAGGCCAAGCTGCTGGCGGGCAAGTCCGGCTACGACATCGTCGTGCCGTCCAACAATTTCCTGGCCAAGCAGATCAAGGCCGGGGTTTACCAGGAGCTGGACCGTTCCAAGCTCCCTGACTGGAAAAACCTCGATCCTGCGTTGCTCAAGGCCGTTGGCGATGCCAGCGACAAAGACAACAAACATGCGTTCCCCTACATGTGGGGCACCATCGGTATTGGCTACAACCCTGAGAAGGTCAAGGCTGCCCTGGGCGTCGACACCATCGATTCCTGGGACGTGCTGTTCAAGCCAGAGAACGCTGCCAAGCTCAAGAGCTGCGGCATAAGCTTCCTCGATTCGCCGACCGAAATGATCCCGGCCGCCCTGCACTACCTGGGCTACCCGACCGATTCCCAAGACAAGAAGCAACTGGCTGAAGCCGAAGCGCTGTTCTTGAAAATTCGTCCTTCGGTTGGCTACTTCCACTCCTCCAAGTACATCTCCGACCTTGCCAACGGCAACATCTGCGTCGCAGTGGGTTACTCGGGTGACCTGGAGCAGTCCATCTCCCGCGCCAAAGAAGCCGGTGACAAGGTCAAGCTCAAGTACGTGATTCCTAAAGAAGGTGCTGGCAGCTTCTACGACATGGTCGCCATTCCCAAGGATGCCGAAAACGTTGACGCCGCTTACGCCTGGATGAACTTCCTGATGCAGCCAGAAGTCATGGCCGAGATCACCAACAGCGTGCGCTTCCCGAACGGTAACAAGGCTGCAACGCCACTGGTGAATAAAGACATCTCTGGCGACCCGAGCATTTATCCGTCCGATGAAGTGAAAGCCAAGCTGTACGCCATCAGCGATCTGCCACCTACAACGTTGCGTTTGCTGACGCGCAGCTGGACCAAGATCAAGTCCGGTAAATAA
- a CDS encoding polyamine ABC transporter substrate-binding protein, with amino-acid sequence MSISLFRKTLLVGAGLTLAVSVQAAPTVHIYNWSDYIAPNTLADFEAATGIKPVYDVFDSNETLEGKLLAGRTGYDVVVPSNHFLGKQIKAGAFQKLDLSQLPNYSNLDPALLKRLQANDPGNHYAVPYLWGTNGIGYNVDKVKEVLGVDSIDSWDVVFKPENMEKLSKCGVAFLDSADEMLPTVLNYLGLDANSTNPKDYKRAEETLMSVRPYVTYFHSSKYISDLANGNICVAIGFSGDVFQAKARAEDAKKGVNIAYIVPKEGGALWFDMLAIPKDSGNVKEAHTFINYLLKPEVIAQVSDYVGYANPNPAADKVMDESIRTDEAVYPTQAVLDKTYVSIELPAKIQRLMTRTWTKVKTGK; translated from the coding sequence GTGTCTATATCTTTGTTTCGCAAGACCTTGTTGGTCGGGGCCGGTTTGACGCTCGCCGTCAGCGTGCAAGCGGCACCTACGGTGCATATTTACAACTGGTCGGACTACATCGCGCCGAACACGCTGGCTGATTTTGAGGCCGCTACCGGCATCAAGCCCGTGTATGACGTCTTCGATTCCAACGAAACCCTGGAAGGCAAACTGCTGGCCGGGCGTACCGGTTATGACGTGGTCGTTCCGTCTAACCACTTCCTGGGCAAGCAGATCAAGGCGGGTGCGTTCCAGAAGCTCGACCTGTCGCAACTGCCGAACTATTCCAATCTCGACCCGGCCTTGCTCAAGCGTCTACAGGCCAATGATCCGGGTAACCACTATGCCGTGCCGTATCTGTGGGGCACCAATGGCATTGGTTACAACGTCGACAAAGTAAAAGAAGTACTGGGCGTCGACAGCATCGACTCCTGGGATGTGGTGTTTAAACCCGAGAACATGGAAAAGCTCTCCAAGTGCGGCGTGGCCTTCCTGGATTCGGCGGATGAAATGCTGCCTACCGTACTCAACTACCTGGGCCTGGATGCCAACAGCACCAACCCCAAGGACTACAAGAGAGCTGAAGAAACACTGATGTCGGTGCGTCCATACGTCACCTACTTCCACTCTTCCAAATACATTTCCGACCTGGCCAACGGCAACATCTGTGTTGCGATCGGTTTTTCCGGTGATGTATTCCAGGCCAAGGCCCGTGCCGAGGATGCCAAAAAAGGCGTGAACATCGCCTATATCGTGCCCAAGGAAGGCGGCGCCCTGTGGTTTGACATGCTGGCCATTCCCAAGGACTCCGGCAACGTCAAGGAGGCCCACACGTTCATCAACTACTTGCTCAAGCCTGAAGTGATTGCTCAGGTCAGCGACTATGTCGGTTACGCCAACCCAAACCCTGCGGCCGACAAAGTGATGGATGAGTCCATTCGTACCGATGAAGCGGTTTACCCGACCCAGGCGGTGCTGGACAAGACTTACGTATCAATCGAGCTGCCCGCGAAAATACAGCGTCTGATGACGCGTACGTGGACCAAGGTCAAGACGGGCAAGTAA
- the potA gene encoding polyamine ABC transporter ATP-binding protein: MAVASGAYKKALEGDQTPKKVLVKIDRVTKKFDETIAVDDVSLEINKGEIFALLGGSGSGKSTLLRMLAGFERPTEGRIFLDGVDITDMPPYERPINMMFQSYALFPHMTVAQNIAFGLKQDKMSNAEIDARVGEMLKLVHMSQYAKRKPHQLSGGQRQRVALARSLAKRPKLLLLDEPMGALDKKLRSQMQLELVEIIERVGVTCVMVTHDQEEAMTMAQRIAIMHLGWIAQIGSPIDIYETPVSRLVCEFIGNVNLFDGEVVDDAEGYARIKCPELENDIYVGHGVSTSVEDKHTTYAIRPEKMLVTTEKPACEYNWSRGKVHDIAYLGGHSVFYVELPSGKLVQSFVANAERRGARPTWDDEVYVWWEDDSGVVLRS; encoded by the coding sequence ATGGCTGTTGCCTCCGGCGCCTATAAGAAAGCCCTCGAGGGCGACCAGACACCTAAAAAGGTGTTGGTCAAAATCGACCGGGTCACGAAAAAATTCGACGAGACGATTGCCGTGGACGATGTGTCCCTGGAAATCAACAAGGGCGAAATCTTCGCCCTGCTCGGCGGATCGGGATCGGGCAAATCGACTTTGCTGCGCATGCTCGCCGGTTTCGAGCGCCCAACAGAGGGCCGTATTTTCCTCGACGGTGTAGACATCACTGACATGCCGCCTTACGAGCGGCCGATCAACATGATGTTCCAGTCCTATGCCCTGTTCCCGCATATGACTGTGGCCCAGAACATCGCCTTCGGCCTCAAGCAGGACAAAATGTCCAATGCCGAGATCGATGCCCGCGTGGGCGAAATGCTCAAGCTGGTCCACATGAGCCAGTACGCCAAACGCAAGCCCCATCAGTTGTCCGGTGGTCAGCGTCAGCGTGTGGCTCTGGCCCGTTCGCTGGCCAAGCGTCCGAAACTGCTGCTGCTCGATGAGCCGATGGGCGCACTGGACAAAAAACTGCGTTCGCAGATGCAGCTTGAACTGGTGGAAATCATCGAGCGCGTCGGCGTGACCTGCGTCATGGTGACCCACGATCAGGAAGAGGCCATGACCATGGCCCAGCGAATCGCGATCATGCACCTGGGCTGGATCGCCCAGATCGGCAGCCCGATCGACATTTACGAGACACCGGTCAGCCGTCTGGTGTGCGAGTTCATCGGTAACGTCAACCTGTTCGACGGTGAAGTGGTTGACGACGCTGAAGGCTATGCGCGCATCAAGTGCCCGGAGCTGGAGAACGACATTTACGTCGGTCACGGCGTCAGCACTTCGGTGGAAGACAAACACACCACCTACGCCATCCGCCCGGAAAAAATGCTCGTCACCACCGAAAAACCGGCCTGTGAGTACAACTGGTCGCGGGGCAAGGTGCATGACATCGCCTACCTGGGTGGTCACTCGGTGTTTTACGTCGAATTGCCGAGCGGCAAGCTGGTGCAGTCCTTTGTGGCCAACGCCGAACGCCGTGGCGCGCGCCCTACCTGGGACGACGAAGTCTACGTGTGGTGGGAAGACGACAGCGGCGTGGTACTGCGCTCATGA
- a CDS encoding ABC transporter permease subunit produces the protein MNMRKLKRRLQRITPGGRHVVIGIPFLWLFLFFMLPFFIVLKISFAEADVAIPPYTEIYSYVDQKIQLLLNLGNYAMLGDDELYIAAYLGSLKMAFFSTALCLLIGYPMAYAIANARKEMQTVLVLLIMMPTWTAILIRVYAWMGILSNNGLLNGFLMSMGWISEPLQILNTNIAVYIGIVYSYLPFMILPLYANLVKHDTSLLEAASDLGSSTFNSFWKITVPLSKNGIIAGCMLVFIPVVGEFVIPELLGGPETLMIGKVLWQEFFNNRDWPVASALAVVMLAILIVPIILFNRSQAKELEGKI, from the coding sequence ATGAACATGCGGAAGCTCAAACGCCGACTGCAACGAATAACCCCCGGTGGCCGTCATGTGGTCATCGGGATTCCATTCCTGTGGCTGTTTCTGTTTTTCATGCTGCCGTTCTTCATCGTCTTGAAGATCAGTTTTGCCGAAGCTGATGTCGCGATTCCGCCGTATACCGAGATCTACAGCTACGTTGACCAGAAAATCCAGCTGCTGCTGAACCTGGGCAACTACGCCATGCTGGGCGACGACGAGCTGTACATCGCTGCCTACCTGGGCTCGCTGAAGATGGCCTTTTTCAGCACGGCGTTGTGCCTGCTGATCGGTTATCCAATGGCCTATGCCATCGCCAATGCGCGCAAAGAGATGCAGACCGTGCTGGTGCTGCTGATCATGATGCCGACCTGGACCGCGATCCTGATCCGGGTGTATGCCTGGATGGGCATCCTCAGCAACAACGGCCTGCTCAATGGTTTCCTGATGTCGATGGGCTGGATCAGCGAACCGCTGCAGATCCTCAACACCAACATCGCGGTGTACATCGGCATCGTCTATTCGTACCTGCCGTTCATGATCCTGCCGCTGTACGCCAACCTTGTGAAGCACGACACCAGCCTGCTGGAAGCCGCGTCTGACCTGGGTTCGAGCACGTTCAACAGCTTCTGGAAAATCACGGTCCCGTTGTCGAAAAACGGCATCATTGCCGGCTGCATGCTGGTGTTTATCCCGGTGGTGGGCGAGTTCGTGATTCCGGAACTGCTCGGCGGCCCGGAAACCCTGATGATCGGTAAAGTGTTGTGGCAAGAGTTCTTCAACAACCGTGACTGGCCGGTGGCGTCTGCGCTTGCCGTGGTCATGCTGGCGATCCTGATCGTGCCCATCATTCTGTTCAACCGCAGCCAGGCTAAAGAGCTGGAGGGCAAGATATGA
- a CDS encoding ABC transporter permease subunit: MNRIRFSSFMLVAGLLFIYLPMLILVIYSFNASKLVTVWGGWSLKWYVGLLDNTQLMGSVMRSLEIALYTAIAAVALGTLAAFVLTRISRFKGRTLFGGLVTAPLVMPEVITGLSLLLLFVAMAQMIGWPQERGLVTIWIAHTTFCSAYVAVVVSSRLRELDLSIEEAAMDLGAKPWKVFFLITIPMIAPSLAAGAMMSFALSLDDLVLASFVSGPGSTTLPMEVFSAVRLGVKPEINAVASLILLAVSLVTFMVWFFSRRAEEHRKKAIQQAIDESAAESWKQPDVRRAQSTNAV; this comes from the coding sequence ATGAATCGCATCCGTTTTTCTAGCTTCATGTTGGTCGCGGGGTTGCTGTTCATCTACCTGCCGATGCTGATCCTGGTGATCTACTCGTTCAACGCCTCCAAGCTGGTCACGGTGTGGGGCGGCTGGTCGCTGAAGTGGTATGTGGGCCTGCTGGACAACACGCAACTGATGGGCTCGGTGATGCGCTCGCTGGAGATCGCGCTGTACACGGCGATTGCAGCGGTGGCGCTGGGGACGTTGGCAGCATTCGTGCTGACCCGTATCAGTCGCTTCAAGGGCCGTACGTTGTTTGGCGGCCTGGTGACGGCGCCGCTGGTGATGCCTGAAGTGATCACCGGTCTGTCGCTGTTGCTGCTGTTCGTGGCCATGGCGCAGATGATCGGCTGGCCGCAAGAGCGTGGCCTGGTCACTATCTGGATCGCCCACACCACGTTCTGTTCGGCCTATGTGGCCGTGGTGGTGTCGTCGCGTCTGCGTGAGCTGGACCTGTCGATCGAGGAAGCGGCGATGGACCTGGGTGCCAAGCCGTGGAAGGTGTTCTTTCTGATCACCATCCCGATGATCGCACCATCGCTGGCCGCAGGCGCCATGATGTCCTTTGCCCTGTCGCTGGACGACCTGGTACTGGCCAGCTTCGTGTCGGGGCCGGGCTCCACAACCTTGCCGATGGAAGTGTTCTCGGCGGTGCGCCTGGGGGTCAAACCCGAGATCAACGCCGTGGCCAGCCTGATCCTGCTGGCGGTATCGCTGGTGACCTTCATGGTGTGGTTCTTCAGCCGTCGTGCTGAAGAGCACCGCAAAAAGGCCATTCAGCAAGCCATCGACGAATCGGCGGCAGAGTCCTGGAAGCAACCTGATGTGCGTCGTGCACAGTCGACAAACGCGGTTTAA
- the phoB gene encoding phosphate regulon transcriptional regulator PhoB: MVGRSILIVDDEAPIREMIAVALEMAGYDCLEADNAQDAHAIIVDRKPDLILLDWMLPGGTSGIELARRLKREELTSDIPIIMLTAKGEEDNKIQGLEVGADDYITKPFSPRELVARLKAVLRRAGPADAESPIEIGGLLLDPISHRVTIDGTPAEMGPTEYRLLQFFMTHQERAYTRGQLLDQVWGGNVYVEERTVDVHIRRLRKALGEAYENLVQTVRGTGYRFSTKA; this comes from the coding sequence ATGGTTGGCAGGAGCATTTTGATCGTTGATGACGAGGCGCCGATTCGCGAGATGATCGCCGTGGCCTTGGAAATGGCGGGCTACGACTGCCTTGAAGCCGATAATGCTCAGGACGCCCACGCCATCATCGTGGACCGCAAGCCGGACCTTATCCTGCTCGACTGGATGCTGCCTGGTGGCACTTCGGGGATCGAACTGGCCCGACGTCTCAAGCGTGAAGAGCTGACCAGCGATATTCCGATCATCATGCTCACGGCCAAGGGCGAAGAAGACAACAAGATCCAGGGGCTCGAAGTGGGCGCTGATGACTACATCACCAAGCCATTTTCCCCCCGTGAACTGGTTGCCCGCCTCAAGGCCGTGCTGCGCCGTGCAGGCCCTGCCGATGCCGAATCCCCTATCGAGATCGGCGGCTTGCTGCTCGATCCCATCAGCCACCGCGTGACCATCGACGGCACCCCCGCCGAAATGGGCCCTACCGAATACCGCCTGCTGCAGTTCTTCATGACCCACCAGGAACGTGCCTACACCCGCGGTCAATTGCTCGACCAGGTCTGGGGCGGCAACGTGTACGTGGAGGAGCGCACCGTGGACGTGCATATCCGCCGCCTGCGCAAAGCCCTCGGTGAGGCTTATGAAAATCTGGTACAAACCGTGCGTGGCACCGGTTACCGGTTTTCGACCAAGGCCTGA
- the phoR gene encoding phosphate regulon sensor histidine kinase PhoR, with protein sequence MNQNWHGTLIRHLLLLVAGCLVVGLLSGYYGWSLAIGLAFYLGWTLKQLLRLHEWLRQHKPDEAPPDGYGLWGEVFDSIYHLQRRDQRVRGRLQAVIDRVQESTAALQDAVVMLDSDGNLEWWNRAAETLLGLKTPQDSGQPVSNLVRHPRFKEYFELGNYVEPLDIPSPVNDHLRIQLYITRYGNNEHLMLVRDVTRIHQLEQMRKDFIANVSHELRTPLTVICGYLETLLDNVEDVNPRWKRPLSQMQQQGERMQTLLNDLLLLAKLEATDYPSDNQPVAVDLLLRSIKSDAQALSGQRNQTITLDVEADCALKGSEAELRSAFSNLVFNAVKYTPDGGSVRIRWWADSSGAHLSVQDSGVGIDNKHLSRLTERFYRVDSSRNASTGGTGLGLAIVKHVLLRHRARLEISSVLGHGSTFTCHFAPTQVTKSSPGTLID encoded by the coding sequence GTGAATCAAAACTGGCATGGCACTCTGATTCGTCATTTGTTGCTTCTGGTCGCCGGCTGCCTGGTGGTCGGGCTGCTCAGTGGCTATTACGGCTGGAGCCTGGCCATTGGCCTGGCGTTCTATCTGGGCTGGACACTCAAGCAGTTGTTGCGTTTGCACGAATGGCTGCGCCAGCACAAACCCGACGAAGCCCCCCCCGATGGCTACGGCCTGTGGGGCGAAGTGTTCGACAGCATCTACCATCTGCAACGCCGCGATCAGCGTGTGCGCGGGCGTCTGCAAGCGGTGATCGATCGGGTACAAGAGTCTACGGCCGCCCTGCAGGACGCGGTGGTGATGCTCGACAGTGATGGCAATCTGGAATGGTGGAACCGCGCGGCAGAGACCCTGCTGGGGCTCAAGACGCCCCAGGACAGCGGCCAGCCTGTGAGCAATCTGGTGCGTCACCCGCGCTTCAAGGAATATTTCGAGCTGGGCAATTACGTTGAGCCGCTGGATATCCCTTCACCGGTCAACGACCACCTGCGCATCCAGCTCTACATCACGCGCTATGGCAACAACGAACACCTGATGCTGGTGCGCGACGTGACGCGGATTCATCAGCTGGAGCAAATGCGCAAAGACTTTATCGCCAACGTGTCCCACGAACTGCGTACGCCGTTGACGGTGATCTGCGGCTATCTGGAAACCCTGCTCGATAATGTCGAAGACGTGAACCCGCGCTGGAAACGGCCCTTGTCGCAAATGCAGCAACAGGGCGAGCGCATGCAGACCCTGCTCAACGACTTGCTGCTTCTGGCCAAGCTCGAAGCCACGGACTACCCCTCGGACAACCAGCCGGTGGCCGTCGACCTGTTACTGCGCTCGATCAAAAGCGACGCCCAGGCGTTGTCCGGGCAGCGCAACCAGACGATTACCCTGGACGTCGAAGCCGATTGTGCCCTCAAAGGCAGTGAAGCCGAATTGCGCAGCGCGTTTTCCAATCTGGTCTTTAACGCGGTCAAATACACCCCCGATGGTGGCAGCGTGCGCATTCGCTGGTGGGCGGACAGCAGCGGAGCGCACCTGAGCGTGCAGGACTCGGGCGTGGGCATCGACAACAAGCACTTGTCGCGCCTGACCGAACGCTTCTACCGCGTGGACTCCAGCCGTAACGCCAGCACTGGCGGCACCGGGTTGGGGCTGGCCATCGTCAAACATGTCTTGTTGCGCCATCGTGCGCGCCTGGAGATCAGCAGTGTGTTGGGCCACGGCAGCACCTTCACCTGCCATTTCGCGCCGACCCAAGTGACAAAATCATCGCCCGGTACGCTGATCGACTAG
- a CDS encoding hemolysin family protein, whose amino-acid sequence MDPSPGLTLATLFADFGMILFALILVLLNGFFVAAEFAMVKLRSTRVEAIAEDNGWRGQILRTVHNQLDAYLSACQLGITLASLGLGWVGEPAFAHILEPLLGAVGVESPEVIKGVSFFTAFFIISYLHIVVGELAPKSWAIRKPETLSLWTAVPLYLFYWAMYPAIYLLNASANAILRIAGQGEPGAHHDHAYSREELKLILHSSRGQDPSDQGMRVLASAVEMGELEVVDWANSREDLVTLDSKAPLKEILALFRRHKFSRYPVYDADTNTFVGLLHIKDLLLELADLDHLPETFNLEELTRPLERVSRHMPLSQLLEQFRKGGAHFALVEEADGKVVGYLTMEDVLEVLVGDIQDEHRKAERGILSYQPGKLLVRGDTPLFKIERLLGVDLDHIEAETIAGLIYDTLKRVPEEEEQLEVEGLRIIIKKMKGPKIVLAKVLKID is encoded by the coding sequence ATGGACCCTTCCCCTGGCTTGACCCTCGCGACACTCTTCGCCGACTTCGGCATGATTCTTTTTGCTCTGATCCTGGTTTTGCTCAACGGTTTTTTCGTTGCGGCCGAATTCGCCATGGTCAAATTGCGCTCGACCCGGGTCGAAGCGATTGCCGAGGACAACGGCTGGCGCGGACAGATCCTGCGCACCGTTCATAACCAGCTCGACGCCTACCTTTCGGCTTGCCAACTGGGTATCACCCTGGCATCGCTGGGTCTGGGCTGGGTCGGTGAGCCGGCGTTCGCCCACATACTGGAGCCGCTGCTGGGCGCCGTCGGTGTTGAATCGCCTGAAGTGATCAAGGGCGTATCGTTCTTTACCGCCTTCTTCATCATTTCGTACCTGCACATCGTGGTCGGCGAACTGGCCCCAAAATCCTGGGCCATTCGCAAGCCAGAGACCCTGTCGCTGTGGACCGCCGTGCCGCTGTACCTCTTTTACTGGGCCATGTACCCGGCGATCTACCTGCTCAACGCCAGCGCCAACGCCATTTTGCGCATTGCTGGCCAAGGTGAGCCCGGTGCCCATCACGATCACGCCTACAGCCGCGAAGAACTCAAACTGATCCTTCACTCCAGCCGCGGTCAGGACCCGAGTGACCAGGGCATGCGTGTACTGGCTTCGGCGGTGGAAATGGGTGAACTGGAAGTGGTCGACTGGGCCAACTCCCGGGAAGACCTCGTGACCCTGGACTCCAAGGCCCCGCTCAAGGAAATCCTGGCGCTGTTCCGTCGTCACAAATTCAGCCGCTACCCGGTCTATGACGCAGACACCAATACCTTCGTCGGTCTGCTGCACATCAAAGACCTGCTGCTCGAACTGGCTGATCTGGATCACTTGCCCGAGACCTTCAACCTTGAAGAGCTGACCCGGCCGCTGGAACGCGTGTCGCGCCACATGCCGCTGTCGCAATTGCTGGAGCAGTTCCGCAAGGGCGGTGCTCACTTTGCCCTGGTTGAAGAAGCGGACGGCAAGGTGGTGGGTTACCTGACCATGGAAGACGTGCTGGAAGTACTGGTCGGCGATATCCAGGACGAACACCGCAAGGCCGAGCGCGGCATCCTGTCTTATCAGCCCGGCAAGCTGCTGGTACGTGGCGACACGCCGTTGTTCAAGATCGAACGCCTGTTGGGTGTTGACCTTGACCACATTGAAGCCGAGACCATTGCAGGCCTGATCTACGACACCCTCAAGCGGGTGCCCGAAGAAGAAGAACAGCTGGAAGTCGAAGGCCTGCGCATCATCATCAAAAAGATGAAAGGCCCGAAAATCGTCTTGGCTAAAGTCCTGAAGATAGATTAA
- a CDS encoding CitMHS family transporter, with amino-acid sequence MLTFLGFAMVITFMYLIMTKRLSALIALILVPILFAVFGGFAPKIGPMMLEGITKLAPTGVMLMFAILYFALMIDSGLFDPAVRKILKLVKGDPLKISVGTAVLALVVSLDGDGATTYMICVAAMLPLYSRIGMSPRIMAGLIILAGGVMNMTPWGGPTARAASALHVDPSDIFVPMIPAMLAGCAAILVIAWFYGKRERARLGELHLHGDEIDHSEISVSQYPDARRPKLIWFNGALTLALMVALIAGLLPLPVLFMVAFSIAMIVNYPCLQQQKDRVAAHAGSVLAVVGLIFAAGIFTGILSGTGMVDAMSKSLLAVIPPALGPYLAVITALVSMPFTFFMSNDAFYYGVLPVLAEAASHYGITAAEMARASIVGQPVHLLSPLVPSTYLLVALAGIEFGDHQRFTLKWAILVCLVIMVAALLLGTFPLFSTL; translated from the coding sequence ATGCTGACCTTCCTTGGCTTTGCCATGGTCATTACATTTATGTACCTGATCATGACCAAGCGTCTTTCCGCCCTGATCGCCCTTATTCTGGTTCCCATCCTGTTTGCCGTGTTTGGTGGTTTTGCGCCAAAAATCGGCCCGATGATGCTCGAAGGCATCACCAAGCTTGCCCCGACCGGGGTGATGCTGATGTTCGCCATCCTCTACTTTGCCCTGATGATCGACTCCGGCCTGTTTGACCCGGCAGTGCGCAAGATCCTCAAGCTGGTCAAGGGCGACCCGCTCAAGATCTCGGTGGGCACTGCGGTGCTGGCCCTGGTGGTTTCTCTGGACGGTGACGGCGCGACCACTTACATGATTTGCGTGGCTGCCATGCTGCCGCTCTACAGCCGCATCGGCATGAGCCCGCGGATCATGGCCGGCCTGATCATTCTGGCCGGTGGCGTGATGAACATGACGCCCTGGGGCGGCCCGACCGCCCGGGCGGCCAGCGCCCTGCACGTCGACCCTTCGGACATTTTTGTACCGATGATCCCGGCAATGCTCGCAGGCTGCGCAGCGATCCTGGTGATTGCCTGGTTCTACGGCAAGCGTGAGCGTGCGCGTCTGGGTGAACTGCACCTGCATGGCGATGAAATCGACCACAGCGAAATCAGCGTCTCGCAATACCCGGATGCCCGTCGGCCAAAACTGATCTGGTTCAACGGTGCCCTGACCCTGGCGCTGATGGTTGCCCTGATCGCCGGTTTGCTGCCTCTGCCTGTCCTGTTCATGGTCGCGTTCAGCATCGCGATGATCGTTAACTACCCTTGCCTGCAACAGCAAAAAGACCGCGTTGCGGCCCATGCTGGCAGCGTACTTGCGGTGGTCGGACTGATTTTTGCGGCGGGTATTTTTACCGGAATCCTGTCGGGCACCGGCATGGTCGACGCCATGTCCAAAAGCCTGCTGGCGGTGATCCCGCCTGCGCTGGGACCGTATCTGGCCGTGATTACCGCACTGGTGAGCATGCCGTTTACCTTCTTCATGTCCAACGATGCGTTCTACTACGGCGTACTGCCGGTACTGGCCGAAGCCGCCAGCCACTACGGCATCACTGCCGCTGAAATGGCCCGTGCTTCGATTGTTGGCCAGCCTGTGCATTTGCTGAGCCCATTGGTGCCATCGACTTACCTGCTGGTGGCGCTGGCCGGTATCGAGTTCGGCGATCACCAGCGTTTCACCCTCAAGTGGGCCATCCTGGTGTGCCTGGTCATCATGGTTGCGGCGCTGCTGCTGGGGACGTTCCCGCTGTTCAGCACGCTTTAA